From a single Pseudomonas triticicola genomic region:
- a CDS encoding RHS repeat-associated core domain-containing protein, translating to MEAIARIEQELDSFPQTLSLYRKQLDHWLSRRVDQISEAVDLPSLVGMERIIRFGDSSTSVSSSDDEFSSSVVQCPHGGLMQIESKFESVYDIPLGNISVDVVDVDSGKTAPVTLDQQGKGEFRGDEGKFYRVLVHSAVTSSQVDELFKSYDGLTGELERWLRSEWQGFKPQWSQSVAIAASNGMLAGSWAAIEGVWDSLGLLSEILQDPGKFAERLGSGAAELIELAQTAPDLMEKLQLLVSDEAAMCLLLRSASLWLDMLPPSEVAGKSAEVASMMIVQLIIDVLISVVLTFVGAGAGIAYLTLRLADRATQLFNVAKRLVKALFSIVNAFIEYVDRYKAVAARGIAAGVKKGRMQLRWDAKRNAMLKKDEPHDDAPDQAKNPNGDAADCVPNTCKNGCPVSMVTGEELLTLTDAVLDGVLPFEFTRLYRSSAVEIDIGLGFGWSHTLAHRLAFDGDGVIWIDHENRRTRFPLPNVARPAIHNSLSRAAIFLGDEPEELILALAGETARFYHFRAGRLTAISDVYGNRLTLQRDRSDRIQRLDNGAGRALLLRYDRAQLVAVDYQVFVQGEWITEQNLATYSFDARQRLLVATNAVGDSERYDYDDHHVILQRQLTGGASFFWEWQREGKAARCVRHWASFSQMNTRYVWNDDDASVTVHYVDGTEEVYVHDERARLVRQVAADGGEQLKAYDQQGRLIAEQDALGAVTEYRYDELGRLIALIPPDDAPTSYEYRNGFLYKRCRGDAVWIYRRNAEGAVTEAVDPDGQVTHYYYNLRGQLLSLRYPDSSRHRWVWNELGQLIEETLPDGGARRFSYDALGRRITTQDEFGVVSRQQWDAAGRLILTTSPTGSTRAYSYGAYGQITAERDELGRITRYEYDDDLHLVSRRINPDGTRVQYRYDHARLLLTEIENESGEKYCLDYTPTGLIRQETGFDGRRTAYVYDLNGHLLEKTEFGDFGPSLVTHYERDKAGRLLVKTLPDGAKIRYDYDRLGRLVAVDDGQNHPLAFEYDRQNRLITEHQGWGTLRYAYDACGQLKRLRLPDNSKLDYHYAKGGALSAIDLNGTPLTRHVYHCGREQQRQQGLLLSEYAYDDQGRLLAHAVGHRHASLYRRDYAYSANGNLEHIADSRHGQRTYGYDALDRLIRVRHSRDELPESFAHDPAGNLLMQDRPGPAQIKGNRLLMQGDRHYDYDAFGNLIRERRGHGQTLVTEYRYDCQHRLIGLTRPDGQTATYHYDAFGRRIRKTVDSAVTEFFWQGEHLVAESSTTQYRSFLYEPGTFRPLAMLDGKGPKKACPFYYQLDHLGTPQELTDYSGEIVWSAQYDAYGKVAAVTLAGEDYLDQPLRFQGQYFDVESGLHYNRHRYYDPRLGRYLTPDPVKLAGGLNQYQYVPNPTGWVDPLGLTSNCPPPKTNRPERCQAPTLANRPNVNQGLPTVPDVGKDGPQNEAEAKRRVLAWNRQYRMHSVEKHGPEIDDSALKQRSIDGSHPTKKGVRGPVGPSSQFSSWMMQFRALHFALSRMHKKIPEPTGYDADGNPIVRMKLPGAGRGYKPNERNPSNPRYVESLDGAEVKFDKRDVKRPFTGFPR from the coding sequence ATGGAAGCCATCGCGCGCATCGAGCAGGAACTCGACAGCTTTCCGCAAACGCTCAGCCTCTACCGCAAACAGCTCGATCACTGGCTCAGTCGCAGAGTGGACCAGATCAGCGAGGCAGTAGACCTGCCATCGCTTGTGGGTATGGAGCGCATCATCCGCTTCGGCGATAGCAGTACGTCGGTCAGCAGCAGCGACGACGAATTTTCCTCCAGCGTCGTCCAGTGCCCGCACGGCGGGCTGATGCAAATCGAGAGCAAGTTCGAATCGGTCTACGACATCCCGCTGGGCAACATTTCCGTCGATGTGGTCGACGTGGATAGCGGCAAAACCGCGCCGGTCACCCTTGATCAGCAGGGCAAGGGCGAGTTCAGAGGCGACGAGGGCAAGTTCTACCGCGTTCTGGTCCACAGCGCTGTCACCTCCAGTCAAGTCGACGAGCTGTTCAAATCCTACGACGGTTTGACCGGCGAACTTGAGCGCTGGCTGCGTAGCGAGTGGCAAGGTTTCAAGCCGCAGTGGTCACAGTCGGTGGCGATCGCAGCCAGCAACGGCATGCTCGCCGGCAGTTGGGCGGCCATCGAGGGGGTATGGGACAGCCTCGGTCTGCTCTCGGAAATTCTCCAGGATCCCGGCAAGTTTGCCGAGCGTTTGGGCAGTGGCGCGGCTGAGCTGATCGAGCTGGCGCAGACCGCTCCGGATCTCATGGAAAAGCTGCAGTTGCTGGTCAGTGACGAAGCGGCGATGTGCTTGCTGCTACGGTCGGCGAGTCTGTGGCTGGACATGCTGCCGCCCAGCGAGGTTGCCGGCAAGTCTGCTGAAGTGGCGTCGATGATGATCGTGCAACTGATCATCGATGTCTTGATCAGCGTGGTGCTGACGTTTGTCGGAGCGGGGGCGGGGATCGCTTATCTGACGCTGCGTCTGGCTGACCGCGCAACGCAGCTGTTCAACGTCGCCAAGCGTCTGGTCAAGGCGCTGTTCAGCATCGTCAACGCCTTTATTGAATACGTCGACCGCTACAAAGCCGTTGCCGCGCGGGGCATCGCCGCCGGGGTGAAAAAGGGCCGGATGCAATTGCGCTGGGATGCCAAGCGCAACGCCATGTTGAAGAAAGACGAGCCACACGACGACGCGCCCGACCAAGCAAAGAACCCCAACGGCGATGCCGCCGACTGCGTGCCCAATACCTGCAAAAACGGCTGCCCGGTGTCGATGGTCACCGGCGAAGAACTGCTGACCCTGACCGACGCGGTGCTCGATGGCGTGCTGCCCTTCGAATTCACCCGCTTGTACCGCAGCAGCGCGGTCGAGATCGATATCGGCCTGGGGTTCGGCTGGAGCCACACGCTCGCGCATCGGCTGGCCTTCGACGGCGATGGCGTGATCTGGATCGACCACGAAAACCGCCGCACCCGTTTTCCCCTGCCCAATGTCGCGCGCCCAGCGATTCACAACAGCCTGTCGCGGGCGGCGATCTTTCTTGGCGACGAGCCGGAAGAACTGATTCTGGCCCTGGCCGGGGAAACCGCGCGGTTCTATCACTTTCGCGCCGGCCGGCTGACGGCGATCAGCGATGTCTACGGTAATCGTCTGACCCTGCAACGCGATCGCTCCGACCGCATTCAGCGTCTGGACAACGGCGCCGGGCGCGCGCTGCTGTTGCGGTATGACCGCGCGCAACTGGTGGCGGTCGATTATCAGGTGTTTGTTCAGGGCGAGTGGATCACCGAGCAAAATCTTGCCACCTACAGCTTCGATGCCCGGCAACGCCTGCTGGTGGCGACCAACGCGGTCGGCGACAGCGAGCGCTACGACTACGACGATCACCACGTCATCCTCCAGCGCCAGCTGACTGGCGGTGCGAGCTTCTTCTGGGAGTGGCAGCGCGAGGGCAAAGCGGCGCGCTGCGTGCGCCACTGGGCGTCGTTCTCGCAGATGAACACCCGTTACGTCTGGAACGATGACGACGCCAGCGTGACCGTGCATTACGTCGACGGTACCGAAGAAGTCTACGTCCACGACGAGCGCGCGCGGCTGGTGCGCCAGGTTGCGGCCGATGGCGGCGAGCAGCTCAAGGCCTATGACCAGCAGGGTCGTTTGATCGCCGAGCAGGATGCGTTGGGCGCGGTCACTGAATACCGCTACGACGAACTTGGACGGCTGATCGCGCTGATTCCGCCGGACGATGCACCAACGTCCTACGAGTACCGCAACGGTTTTCTCTACAAGCGTTGCCGTGGTGATGCGGTGTGGATCTACCGGCGCAACGCTGAAGGCGCCGTCACCGAAGCGGTCGATCCCGACGGCCAGGTCACCCATTACTACTACAACCTGCGCGGCCAATTGCTGTCGCTGCGCTATCCGGACAGCAGCCGCCATCGCTGGGTGTGGAACGAGCTCGGTCAGCTCATCGAAGAAACCCTGCCCGATGGTGGCGCACGGCGCTTTTCCTACGATGCGCTGGGACGGCGGATTACCACCCAGGACGAATTTGGTGTCGTCAGTCGTCAGCAGTGGGACGCGGCCGGCCGACTGATCCTGACGACTTCTCCTACGGGCAGCACGCGCGCCTACAGCTACGGCGCCTACGGCCAGATCACCGCCGAACGCGATGAACTGGGGCGCATCACCCGCTATGAATATGACGATGATTTGCACCTGGTCTCGCGGCGGATCAACCCCGACGGCACCCGCGTGCAGTACCGCTACGACCATGCGCGGCTGTTGCTGACCGAGATCGAAAACGAGTCAGGGGAAAAATACTGCCTGGATTACACGCCGACCGGATTGATCCGACAGGAAACCGGGTTTGATGGGCGGCGTACGGCTTACGTCTACGACCTCAACGGGCACCTGCTGGAGAAGACCGAGTTTGGTGATTTCGGCCCCAGTCTGGTCACCCACTACGAGCGCGATAAGGCCGGGCGTTTGCTGGTCAAAACCCTGCCCGATGGCGCCAAGATCCGCTACGACTACGACCGCCTCGGTCGGTTGGTTGCCGTTGATGACGGGCAGAACCATCCGCTGGCCTTCGAGTATGACCGTCAGAACCGGCTGATCACCGAGCATCAGGGCTGGGGCACCTTGCGCTACGCCTATGACGCCTGCGGTCAGCTCAAACGCCTGCGTCTGCCGGACAACAGCAAGCTCGATTATCACTACGCCAAGGGCGGTGCGCTGAGCGCCATCGACCTCAACGGCACGCCGCTCACGCGCCACGTCTACCACTGCGGTCGTGAACAGCAACGCCAGCAAGGTCTGCTGCTCAGCGAATATGCCTACGACGATCAGGGCCGTTTGCTCGCCCACGCTGTAGGCCATCGCCACGCTTCGCTGTACCGCCGCGATTATGCCTACAGCGCCAACGGCAATCTCGAGCACATCGCCGACAGCCGCCACGGCCAGCGCACCTACGGCTACGACGCCCTCGACCGATTGATTCGCGTCCGCCACTCGCGCGACGAACTGCCCGAATCCTTCGCCCACGACCCGGCGGGCAACCTACTGATGCAGGACCGCCCCGGCCCTGCGCAGATCAAGGGCAATCGCCTGCTGATGCAAGGCGACCGCCATTACGACTACGACGCCTTCGGCAACCTGATCCGCGAACGCCGAGGCCACGGCCAGACCCTGGTCACTGAATACCGCTACGACTGCCAGCACCGCCTGATCGGCCTGACCCGCCCCGACGGCCAGACCGCCACGTATCACTACGACGCCTTCGGCCGGCGCATCCGCAAAACCGTCGACAGCGCCGTCACCGAATTCTTCTGGCAAGGCGAACACCTCGTCGCCGAAAGCAGCACCACGCAATACCGCAGCTTCCTCTACGAACCCGGCACCTTCCGCCCACTCGCGATGCTGGATGGCAAAGGCCCGAAAAAAGCCTGCCCGTTCTACTACCAACTCGACCACCTCGGCACCCCGCAGGAACTGACCGACTACAGCGGCGAAATCGTCTGGTCCGCGCAATACGACGCCTACGGCAAAGTCGCCGCCGTCACCTTGGCCGGCGAAGACTATCTGGATCAACCGCTGCGCTTTCAGGGGCAGTATTTCGATGTTGAAAGTGGGCTGCATTACAACCGGCATCGGTATTACGACCCGAGGCTTGGGCGGTATCTGACCCCGGACCCGGTGAAGCTCGCGGGCGGGTTGAATCAGTACCAGTACGTGCCGAATCCGACGGGGTGGGTGGATCCGTTGGGGTTGACGTCGAACTGCCCGCCGCCGAAAACTAATAGGCCCGAGAGGTGCCAAGCACCGACTCTAGCTAACAGGCCGAATGTAAATCAAGGGTTACCGACCGTTCCGGATGTTGGCAAAGATGGACCGCAAAATGAAGCTGAAGCTAAGCGCCGGGTATTAGCTTGGAACAGACAATACAGAATGCACTCAGTAGAAAAACATGGCCCAGAGATCGATGATTCAGCTTTAAAGCAAAGATCAATAGACGGCTCACATCCAACAAAAAAAGGCGTTAGAGGCCCAGTGGGCCCGAGTTCGCAATTCAGTAGTTGGATGATGCAATTTAGAGCGTTGCATTTCGCTTTATCCAGAATGCATAAAAAAATACCTGAGCCGACAGGATATGATGCAGACGGAAACCCTATTGTTAGGATGAAACTGCCAGGAGCGGGTCGTGGGTACAAGCCCAATGAAAGAAATCCAAGTAATCCTCGTTACGTAGAAAGCTTGGATGGGGCGGAAGTAAAATTTGATAAACGAGATGTTAAGCGGCCGTTTACTGGCTTTCCGAGATAG
- a CDS encoding helix-turn-helix domain-containing protein, which yields MDIQIIARDGEPEYAVLPWAQYQALLKAAGINATPAPQPAAPLATSPEPILPGLDQLRSLREGKGIAIEALARTVGISPSYLAMIESGERQPDAAIRRSLAWELTVPGWRDES from the coding sequence ATGGATATTCAGATAATTGCACGCGATGGCGAACCCGAATACGCGGTTCTGCCGTGGGCTCAATATCAGGCTTTACTGAAAGCAGCAGGGATCAACGCAACACCGGCGCCGCAGCCAGCAGCGCCGCTCGCCACCTCGCCGGAGCCGATTCTTCCGGGTCTGGATCAATTACGCAGTTTGCGCGAAGGGAAGGGCATCGCCATCGAGGCGCTGGCCCGCACGGTAGGCATCAGCCCGTCTTACCTGGCCATGATCGAAAGTGGTGAGCGTCAGCCCGACGCCGCGATTCGCCGCAGCCTGGCCTGGGAACTGACGGTGCCGGGTTGGAGGGATGAATCGTGA
- a CDS encoding YkvA family protein — MKAPWNFARFLPLAGRLLARGRLPTLLFAVASKGAAQGNRLGKLKDDLRLLQSLCLAYWRGEYRAISAKSLISVVAGLMYFLSPVDAIPDFIPMFGMLDDIAVLAWLMKTLDDELNAFRLWRKRQQPEKLAVVERLPDTPEQLQLQGPKKP; from the coding sequence ATGAAAGCTCCGTGGAATTTCGCTCGATTCCTGCCGTTGGCCGGTCGCCTGCTGGCCCGTGGACGCCTGCCGACCCTGTTGTTTGCCGTGGCCAGCAAAGGCGCCGCGCAAGGCAATCGCTTGGGCAAACTCAAGGATGATCTGCGCTTGCTGCAGTCGTTATGCCTGGCCTACTGGCGTGGCGAGTATCGCGCGATCAGTGCCAAGTCGCTGATTTCGGTGGTGGCGGGCCTGATGTATTTCCTCAGCCCGGTCGATGCCATTCCGGATTTCATTCCCATGTTCGGCATGCTCGATGACATCGCTGTCCTCGCCTGGCTGATGAAAACCCTCGATGACGAGCTCAACGCCTTTCGCCTGTGGCGCAAACGCCAGCAGCCCGAAAAGCTGGCGGTGGTTGAACGCCTCCCTGATACCCCTGAACAATTGCAGCTGCAAGGCCCGAAAAAACCCTGA
- a CDS encoding sel1 repeat family protein: MFLRLNARAGYWLARRLFHWSWFVRQPRGWRWLEGQFARMANLGDVDAQSFYGHILTFRGVGLGAREEGVRLLRLAALAGDGKAAYQVGVISLAGTPSKAPDPAEAARWWSMAAKTGHPLAELKLQQLKAGDSKQ, translated from the coding sequence GTGTTTCTGCGGCTCAACGCGCGGGCCGGTTACTGGCTGGCCCGCCGGCTGTTTCATTGGTCGTGGTTCGTTCGCCAGCCGCGTGGCTGGCGCTGGCTTGAAGGCCAGTTTGCGCGCATGGCCAACCTCGGCGATGTCGATGCTCAAAGCTTTTATGGGCACATTCTGACTTTTCGCGGCGTCGGGCTAGGCGCGCGTGAAGAAGGCGTGCGTCTGCTGCGTCTGGCGGCGTTGGCCGGCGACGGTAAAGCCGCTTATCAAGTCGGCGTGATCAGCCTCGCGGGTACGCCGAGCAAGGCGCCGGATCCCGCTGAGGCCGCTCGTTGGTGGAGCATGGCCGCCAAGACCGGCCACCCGTTGGCCGAGCTGAAGCTGCAACAGCTGAAGGCTGGTGATTCAAAGCAGTAA